A genomic window from Cloacibacillus evryensis DSM 19522 includes:
- the lpxK gene encoding tetraacyldisaccharide 4'-kinase, giving the protein MSRLLRSYLKYARGESGPSVWSLLYPCQFVTRAWMKLRIGLFNRGVFAVTDPMLPTISIGNNSFGGTNKTPMAEYIVRQFAEAGIKAGLVSRGYRAKEHPPLWIGQDAKSTRRDFAGDEPLMLAKRLPDTKVVVSRNRIEGVKLLAALGAEVAVTDDTFQHRKMARDVDIVLVDSTCPFGNGQVIPAGSMREPMSAFGRADIVVLTKANQASPGDIASIKEKLAPYVASDKIFTADIKLERWMKITPEGEKKLPDGFLPRGRYIAISAIGNPGGFYNFLDEMGVGVALRRTYRDHHILTGEDLSRLEALAEESGADGFICTEKDLMNMPGELFLNRPLYVPSIAVSLRDPLAFRKKIMERLRPAFLVTSNGHGEDAIGLVLAKKLIERFKCAQVDAFAFVGSGKPYAMNGIRVVSPSSEMPSGGVVKYHLTDLLRDMRHGLGRSIRKQRDKMRSLLGRYRTPLCVGDVYLLSSVLWGQGMKPILVATAKTVHLSGHLWIEKWLLRKRCILVWTRDEETAHELVEDGVPAVFYGNPVMDLLDEVKSPAFAWSERGAKILLLPGSRPRAYEDIKLILDTISLLAARMECNFVMVPAPTIEIKKLTENLDGWELSEDGGKLFSDRVGVTICREPVAAAAYGAELLIGLGGTANQLCAGLGIPVVSIIERGKLRQKKLLREAEILVPPEPGALAEAAERVLSDNRLRRSMQEAGMKNLGRTGALEKVVEYCAEELGWDTRCRVYEKYRDHLESLEK; this is encoded by the coding sequence ATGTCAAGGCTCCTGCGCAGTTACTTAAAATACGCGCGCGGCGAGAGCGGACCTTCGGTGTGGAGCCTCTTATATCCATGCCAGTTTGTCACGCGCGCCTGGATGAAGCTGCGCATCGGCCTCTTCAACCGCGGAGTTTTCGCCGTCACGGACCCGATGCTGCCGACTATCAGCATCGGCAACAACAGTTTCGGCGGCACGAATAAGACCCCGATGGCCGAATATATCGTGCGCCAGTTCGCCGAGGCGGGGATCAAGGCGGGGCTCGTGAGCAGGGGATATCGCGCTAAGGAACACCCGCCGCTCTGGATCGGGCAGGACGCCAAGAGCACTCGCCGCGATTTCGCCGGCGACGAGCCGCTGATGCTCGCGAAACGGCTGCCGGATACCAAGGTGGTCGTATCCCGCAACCGCATAGAGGGAGTGAAGCTGCTCGCCGCGCTGGGAGCGGAGGTCGCCGTCACGGACGACACTTTCCAGCACCGGAAGATGGCGCGGGACGTAGATATCGTCCTTGTGGACTCGACCTGCCCCTTCGGCAACGGCCAGGTGATACCCGCCGGCTCGATGCGCGAGCCGATGTCGGCCTTCGGCCGCGCGGATATCGTTGTCCTCACCAAGGCGAATCAGGCCTCACCCGGGGATATAGCGTCAATAAAGGAAAAGCTCGCCCCCTATGTGGCGTCGGACAAGATATTCACCGCCGACATCAAGCTTGAAAGGTGGATGAAGATCACACCGGAGGGGGAGAAAAAACTCCCCGACGGCTTTCTGCCGCGCGGCCGTTATATCGCGATCTCCGCGATCGGAAACCCCGGCGGCTTTTATAATTTTCTTGACGAAATGGGCGTCGGCGTCGCGCTGCGCCGCACCTACAGGGACCACCATATATTGACGGGCGAGGATCTCTCGCGGCTGGAAGCGCTCGCGGAGGAGAGCGGCGCGGACGGCTTTATCTGTACGGAAAAGGATCTTATGAACATGCCGGGCGAGCTTTTCCTCAACCGTCCTCTGTACGTGCCGTCGATCGCGGTCTCGCTCCGCGATCCGCTTGCTTTCCGAAAAAAAATCATGGAACGGCTGCGCCCCGCCTTCCTCGTCACCTCAAACGGACACGGCGAGGACGCCATCGGCCTCGTGCTGGCAAAAAAGCTGATCGAACGTTTCAAATGCGCGCAGGTAGACGCCTTCGCCTTTGTGGGCTCCGGCAAGCCATACGCGATGAACGGCATCCGCGTCGTCTCGCCATCGTCGGAGATGCCGAGCGGCGGCGTCGTCAAATACCATCTCACGGATCTCCTGCGGGATATGCGCCACGGCCTCGGCCGTTCTATCAGAAAACAGAGGGACAAAATGCGTTCACTGCTTGGAAGATACCGCACGCCGCTCTGCGTCGGCGACGTCTACCTGTTGTCGAGCGTCCTGTGGGGACAGGGGATGAAGCCGATCCTGGTCGCCACCGCGAAGACGGTACATCTGAGCGGGCACCTGTGGATAGAGAAATGGCTGCTCCGCAAGCGCTGCATCCTCGTCTGGACGCGCGACGAGGAGACGGCCCACGAGCTTGTGGAGGACGGGGTGCCGGCGGTCTTTTACGGCAACCCGGTCATGGACCTGCTCGACGAGGTGAAGAGCCCGGCCTTCGCCTGGAGCGAACGCGGCGCGAAGATACTGCTGCTGCCGGGAAGCCGGCCGCGCGCCTATGAGGATATCAAACTGATCCTCGATACAATATCGCTGCTCGCCGCGAGGATGGAGTGCAACTTCGTAATGGTCCCGGCGCCGACGATAGAGATAAAAAAGCTGACGGAGAACCTCGACGGCTGGGAACTTTCGGAGGACGGCGGCAAACTCTTCTCAGACAGGGTCGGCGTAACGATCTGCCGCGAGCCCGTCGCCGCCGCCGCCTACGGGGCGGAGCTGCTGATCGGGCTGGGAGGGACGGCGAACCAGCTCTGCGCCGGCCTCGGGATACCGGTCGTCTCCATAATAGAACGCGGCAAACTGCGTCAGAAAAAGCTGCTGCGCGAGGCGGAGATATTGGTCCCGCCCGAGCCCGGGGCGCTCGCGGAGGCCGCCGAACGGGTCCTCTCCGACAACAGGCTGCGGCGTTCGATGCAGGAGGCGGGAATGAAAAACCTCGGACGTACCGGAGCGCTGGAAAAGGTAGTAGAATACTGCGCGGAAGAGCTTGGCTGGGATACGCGCTGCCGCGTATATGAAAAATACAGGGATCATCTTGAATCACTGGAGAAATAG
- the kdsA gene encoding 3-deoxy-8-phosphooctulonate synthase, producing MKIVKEVRVRDITVGGTRLTVAAGPCVLDTFDEALMTARVMKEYCAEFGFNYIFKASFDKANRTSIASFRGPGIEKGLDWLSEIGRTADVPVVTDIHEPQQAEAAARHVDLLQIPAFLCRQTDLLAAASGTGKPLNVKKAQFMAPEDMASVVGKCRESGCEDVILCERGTAFGYHELSVDFRSLPVMRALGCPVMFDATHSVQKPGGKGTCSGGDRSFVLPLIRAAAALGIDALFMEVHPRPDAAKCDGPNSIPLSKVHEVLRQTYEIDKIVREKIDFAALDWSEE from the coding sequence ATGAAGATCGTAAAAGAGGTCAGGGTGAGGGACATTACGGTCGGCGGCACACGGCTGACGGTCGCCGCCGGCCCCTGCGTGCTCGATACGTTTGACGAGGCGCTGATGACCGCCCGCGTGATGAAAGAATACTGCGCGGAGTTTGGTTTCAATTATATCTTCAAGGCCTCCTTCGATAAGGCCAACAGGACCTCGATCGCGAGCTTTCGCGGCCCGGGTATCGAGAAGGGGCTGGATTGGCTCTCCGAGATCGGCCGGACCGCGGACGTGCCTGTGGTCACCGACATACACGAGCCGCAGCAGGCGGAGGCCGCCGCGCGGCATGTAGACCTGCTGCAGATACCGGCCTTTCTCTGCCGCCAGACCGATCTGCTCGCGGCGGCCAGCGGAACAGGCAAACCGCTCAACGTCAAAAAGGCGCAGTTTATGGCCCCAGAGGATATGGCCTCCGTCGTCGGCAAGTGCCGCGAAAGCGGCTGTGAGGACGTCATACTCTGCGAACGCGGAACGGCCTTCGGCTACCACGAGCTCTCGGTGGACTTCCGTTCGCTGCCCGTCATGCGCGCGCTCGGCTGCCCGGTGATGTTCGACGCGACGCACAGCGTCCAGAAGCCGGGGGGCAAAGGCACCTGCAGCGGCGGAGACCGTTCTTTCGTGCTGCCGCTGATACGCGCCGCCGCCGCGCTCGGCATCGACGCCCTTTTCATGGAGGTGCATCCGCGCCCCGACGCGGCCAAATGCGACGGCCCCAACTCAATCCCGCTCTCAAAGGTACACGAGGTGCTGCGTCAGACATACGAGATAGATAAGATCGTCCGCGAAAAGATCGATTTCGCGGCGCTTGACTGGTCGGAGGAATAA
- a CDS encoding KpsF/GutQ family sugar-phosphate isomerase — protein MNLPYEREEKQLSAGELLATGKEILLKEAGALRAATERMGEEMAAAAHLVSRCRGRIVVTGLGKSGHVGRKTAATFASLGVPAFFLHATEGAHGDLGMVCREDVGYFISNSGETQELIALIPYFKRLGAPIIAVTGNHESTLAREADIVLNCHVDSEADPLKLAPTSSTTLQMALGDAVAGMSTLLLGLQKEDFALFHPGGSLGKRLLLRVSDLMGSGDKMPVTNEDARVRDALFDITSKGYGATAVVDGDGKLVGVFTDGDLRRFIEKEGLEGLELPVSRAMTKNPRVIGPERLAVEAVRIVEQWEVSALIVVQDGKPIGMVHIHEILKAGVA, from the coding sequence ATGAATCTGCCGTACGAACGCGAAGAAAAGCAGCTCTCCGCCGGGGAGCTGCTTGCCACGGGAAAAGAGATCCTGCTTAAAGAGGCAGGCGCGCTGCGCGCCGCCACGGAGAGAATGGGGGAGGAAATGGCGGCGGCCGCGCACCTCGTGAGCCGCTGCCGCGGCCGCATCGTCGTGACCGGGCTCGGCAAATCGGGCCATGTGGGACGCAAGACGGCGGCGACCTTCGCCTCGCTCGGCGTGCCGGCCTTTTTCCTGCACGCCACGGAGGGCGCTCACGGCGACCTCGGCATGGTCTGCCGCGAGGATGTGGGTTATTTTATCAGCAACAGCGGCGAGACGCAGGAGCTGATCGCGCTCATCCCCTATTTCAAGAGGCTCGGCGCGCCGATAATCGCCGTCACCGGCAATCATGAATCGACTCTCGCGCGCGAGGCGGACATCGTACTCAACTGCCACGTCGATTCCGAGGCCGATCCGCTGAAGCTCGCGCCGACAAGTAGCACGACGCTCCAAATGGCGCTCGGCGACGCCGTCGCCGGAATGTCGACGCTGCTGCTCGGCCTCCAGAAGGAGGATTTCGCGCTCTTCCACCCGGGCGGCTCGCTGGGCAAGCGGCTATTGCTCCGCGTCAGCGACCTTATGGGCAGCGGCGACAAGATGCCGGTCACGAATGAAGACGCGCGCGTGCGCGACGCGCTCTTCGACATCACCAGCAAGGGCTACGGCGCGACGGCGGTCGTCGACGGCGATGGAAAGCTCGTCGGCGTATTCACCGACGGCGATCTGCGCCGCTTCATCGAAAAAGAGGGACTTGAGGGGCTCGAACTCCCCGTCTCCCGCGCGATGACGAAGAACCCGCGCGTCATCGGACCGGAACGGCTCGCCGTCGAGGCGGTCCGCATTGTCGAACAGTGGGAGGTATCCGCCCTCATCGTGGTACAGGACGGAAAACCGATCGGCATGGTCCACATACACGAGATACTCAAGGCGGGGGTGGCCTAG